The sequence CTTAGAGAAATTACTGTTACTACTGCTAATATACACATTACACTGATCATTAGATTTCCTTCCATTAGCAACTCATCAATTACAGAATATATTATTATACGAAACTCACCAACTTATTTTCTtattcactttagttttctcGTCTTACTAGATTTTTAGTCGTTTCAAGTTACAACTTTCTTTTTTCTGTGTTATAGCAACCAGTTTTTTTAAAATCGCCGGACTTACTCCTAATATGGGCCTAACATCTTATACAAAGCATGCTTGACAGATAAACTACAATACAATGACAAATAAAAGAGTACGTACAATCCACCATTTTCTTCACTCCACATTTTATAGGTTGTTCAATGATCTCTTTGAAAGTCGTTTGTTTTCTAGACATAACATGTACGTTGAGAAGTGTCCGGGCACGAATCTCGTGCAAAGCATGTCTCTCCAGGTTTTCTCGCGTCTTTCAGTAAGATACAATCTGCTTTTACTCTTGTCGAAGGAAATTTCAACACCATCATAACAACACAAGAAGTTTGATAAAATGCTATAAGGACGCCAACAACATGTTTATATGCTTTATTAGGTTAGTACTACTTTCATTAAGAGTTTGAGTCAAATGTGTCTTTTAGATTAGCCTactgttttctatattttgtgGTAACCATGAAGCAGACATAGCTTCTTCCATCTAGAAAATGGACAAAAGTAAGTGGAGTTCTTTAAGTGTTCTTTATATTAGAGGAAAAGAGTGATCTTTTTTAAAGACGTCACTGAACAAACATGGTAAAACATCAAGATCAAATAAACCAATTAGTACGACACAAAAGGCTATCAAGTTGAAAATAAGCAATTCAACTTGGTTGTTAGACTACACAAAGGTAATATATATGGATTCTCAAAAGAGAATTTATCtgttattatatagatatatgtatatcatcTTTATGGTGTTTCCCCATGGGGTAGAGGAAGATGATAAGCCTGGACGAGAGCCGAAAAAGAATAGTATATTCCAATAACACCACAAAATGATCCTATGGAAATAATGAAGACTTCCCAACTGATTGTATACCAAGGTAATTCATTCCACTTCAATTTCATGTGGAAATAACATGGCCAGACAAAAGACAACATGGTGCCTGTGAAACTACCTATTAGACCCATCAGGATGGCAAAATGAGGAATCGAAATGGCCATCAACATAGTGAAGATTACAAGAAGCACACGAAGAGCTACAGCCCACACTCGTAACTCTTTATCTGTTGCAAAGCATGAAGGAAACTTTGTTGTTGGTTTTCCTTGAAAGAAAGCAATCTCAATTAAATTAGCTGCTGCGTAGTAGGGCAAAGGATACGAAAACATAGCCTTGATGACCAGGGTCAAGTTAACTATGACCTTAAAAGCTTTGGTTGGAAGATTATTAGTGATAACTTCCTGTGTCTGTTCAGCCCATGTCAGAAATCCAACGTAGGCAAACAAGCCCTTGAATATTGCTGCAGCCAGATGACTCCAATTTAGCATGCAGTGGAAACGAGAAGGATCACGCATGTTACCCTCCAGGGTCGGCAAGAAAATCTGAGAAGTATAACTAAATACTACAATTCCCAAGCTGATTGGAAAGTAATGGATCTCGATTCTCAGGGGCACCTTACTAAAAGCCCAGTAGGAGGCTCTGGTAAAGCAGTAGCCCATGACAATGATATTAATGAGAATATGGGCAACGGTGCACCAGAAGCTGAGCCACGAGACTGATCGCAGGTTTTGCAGGAAAGCACAAGGTAAGAGAAACATGGTAGCAATCATCATCCAGGAACGCTGATCAACTGGTCCATCTGGGAAACTGCCTATCATCAAGTCACCACAAAGAACCACGTACAGGATACAAGTCATCAGTAATTCGATGATCTGGGCCGTGTTGACTATCTTCCCGCCCCATTTGTCCCCCAGGCAGCTCTGAGCGATGGCCACGTAGCTGTCGCGAACTCGGACTGTCTCTCCACTTTCATTTGGCTCATACAGACAAGCTACTAGAATCTTACCTGTGTGGCAACAAATATACGCTACAAACACAAGAGCAAAGATGCCCCAGTAGCCACCATGAAGACAAGCGTATGGCAGACTGACGATAAACATTCCCTAGAGAGAAACAAGAGAATTAAATGAATAAAGTGAACCCCATACACTCACAAAGAAACATCGAAATTCTATTGAtcgaatattaaaatacaaagaaatattgGGAAATGTCGATAATTATATTAGTCGAATAAATAATCCATTTAATTATGATTCAGTACATATatggttaaacacataaattGTTCTGTTTCAAATATCGTGCTATTTCTTATGCTGGGATATACTATAATGCGATAtctataatacgtaacaatgaTTTGtgacatttttcaataaaagCCCGAATTCTTTTTGCTCTGATAGGAAGGAAAGAAACATGATGATATTAGTGCATAGAATTATTTTCAGAATATCTATACGCTTAAAGTAGCATTCTCCATGCTTTggtaaacagaaatataatatttcacttgtcattttaaaatattatatgttaaataccctaatattaaattataaattataaaaagaacaCAGTAACGACAGTACATAACAAtaatacaacgctaaaatcagggttcgaatctcctcggtgggctcaacagacagcccgatgtggctttgctataagaaaacacgcacatatAACAATAATTGCATAATATTAGATCCTTCATTTACTTCacgttaaaacataaaaattgtattttattgtcaGATTATTCTAATTTTCTTGTGGGAATCTTTTGCCTCTCCTGTTTTTTAAACTTGGGTCTCTCATCAATACCGTACAACATTTTATCATGTATGATACTAAGTACATAGTATTGTTCAAGCTTTGGCAGAAATAATAGGAATActcaataatatttgtaaaatatcttatATGTTAAATTATTACCGGAGCTTTGGTTGAGAGAAATATGATAAcgtcaatacataaaaatatttctgaaatattttacagCCAGTACACTACTATTTTATATGACTTGGtgaacagaaatataataataccaacagataataactaaaatatatttaatgtcaacTACCGTGGTATACTTTTACTttgataaacacaaaacattacaacaacaacatatagtaatatttgtcaaatattttattacaaataacttgTCATTTTTCGTGATGTGGAATATTTCCTATGCTCCATCTGAACGAAACCTTCTGTAAAACGTTAATTAAATGATAATGTCAAAGATCTTAAAAGCTCAGACATAGCCATATCTAAGTTAGATATTCTGACCAAAGATAAGTCAACCTCAACAGAATCCGTCACCTTTGTTATAACGGCCCCACAACCAAAATTTCGGAGCGAATGTGTTCAGTCAACTTTAGAGGACTTTTTCTTTACGCTAACTACTCGGTTACACCAACCAACCTCTTGTGCTTTtgtaaacagaaatataacaaCAATTCATAACATTGTCTTAAATATGCTTTATATCAAATATATCCAAGTACTATTCATGCTATCacgaatattaataaaatattaaaccatctaataatattttgaaaatcgtattatttttgttttgatgagCAGAAACATGGTAGGCAACACTAATAAATAAgatgatttgaaaatattttgaaattttagacAACAAAAATTGCTAGTTCATTATTTCaagataagtattttaatttcagtaGCATTTAAGGTTTTTGTGGGGGACGTTTAGAATGACACTTTTTCACATGGTGGATATGAGGAATCTGCATCAATATCGTAagttattatgtactgttttcaGCTTCTGTATAGGAGCGTGATCCTTTTggtaggtgtctgtaacttgttggaGATAAATCTCAATAATGAACGGACAATACACAGTTCACGtgtttcaaaacaatatattcaaaataagtcaaacgtttgtacaaaaattctttacactatcgTTTACCTCAGTTGAATCTAGAACTTTAAATGATTCTCTTTTTTCATCAAAAGTCCACACAGtggttcaattattttagaatccaACTTATAAAGCGAAATATTTATTCTCTCCtctattttcacaataaaatctgtaataaattcACTTACGTTACCCCGTGCGTTACCACGGTTGCATCTAGAACTTTAACTGAATCCCTTTTTAATGAAATGTCCGCACAGAAacaaactgacaaacaaaattattattttctatctctgttgttacaatagAAAACTGTGAAAACTCACTTCAAAATCATTACTATAACTGTTGATTACTAAAGCTGTATCCAGAGCTTTGAGTAATTACCTCTTTTTTAAATCAAAGTCCATATCGGcagttcatttattttataacactgtttgataagataaattattattatttgtcaatGCATTTGTCTAATTTAGAAATATCTAGTCCTCTAATAAGAACAATATTACACATAACGAGAAAAACTTTCTGTGTTTCGAGTAAGgtgacatcaacaatatttcaaaagtttAGTATAACAATTGAATTACATACACAATGTACGACCCCTCACAAAGtttgtaataacattaaatattaaatcggtattttaagaaattaaatctaATTACTTTCATTCTCGACAGTTTTGTTGGCTGTAATCTGGTATAGTCAGAACTGTACTTCTCATAACACATTAGTGTTaaacttattacatttttaaacaagcACGATATGTAGAAATATAATCATGTTTACCATATATAATATGTTgaacatattatatatgtatatatttaccaTTTAACCACTCAGCGAGacttttttaaagatgtttactTAAGGTTTCACATTGGATTGAATAACATATACATATGcactataaaactattttttttgtaacGCTACTACGATaagttaagaaaagaaaaaagaacaaaatttgtaattCCAACAACAATTACTATAAATCTTACTCAATATTTggattaatttgttgtttatagaTGAACCAAGTCAATTTcgtaaataaaggaaaacaaaaaaagagagaaagagacaTAGGGGGCATGAATATTACGAAAATAAAGGCGaaacataaataatcaaatattacagtaataacaaatgttcttaaagtgtctaatgcaatttaaaaaaaatcaccgCAACCACTAGAAACATAAGTTTCAAGTATAACACTTTCAGGACCTCGTCTTAAACGCCACACAAGAGGAACAATATGAAACAGAAACCTAAGGTTTGTCTAATTAGTATATTGACTTAACGCTGTTGCTTCTGTTGATTTTGAGCAAAACTACCCAGTAAATTATCTGCACTCTGGCCATCGCAAAGAATAGAACCTTggatattaatgttataaatcagTAAACTTAGAGCTGGCACGCCCAAGGAATCGACCGAACGTAAAATAATTCCGGATAACGTCAGCTGTTTAAAATTAGTCAAATTATATCTCTTACTTCACGGTATCTGTTGTATGTCGTTAATCCATGTTTAACTTAATTATAGCTGACAAATATATAGTGAATTATTAATCCATCTGTAACTAAGTCACAGCTGATAAACTTATTAATAAGGATGGATGGGTCACTGCACATACATTGTTCGTTAGAAAGATGACGTTACTTGTAGCAGGTTTACTATTTTGTAAGCTCACAATATACTGTTTAAAACACACATACGTCACTTCTTATTTAAACGAAGTACTACGAATTACTTGTGCCAGCAGTCGGCACACGCATTCTatctgtgttttcttgtagcaaagctacatcggactatctgttgagtccactgaggagtttgatttggtttgttttgaatttcgcgcaaagctacacgagggctatctgcgctagctgtttctaatttagcagcgtaagactagagggaaggcagctagtcattaacacccaccgcaaactcttgcgCTAtgcgctactcttttaaaaacgaatagtgggattgaccgtcacattataacgctagcccggctgaaagagcgagtatgttcggtgtgacgaggattcgaatccgcgaccctcagattacgagtcgagtgtcttaaccacctgaccatgccgctCCCCCGAGTGGGTGGGTGTATTTTATCCCTGATTGATTTAAgaaactgttgtttgtttatttgtcgtTAAATGCAAAGGTGCTTAGAGGGTTAGCAATGCTGTGCCCATCGCGGGTATCATGCTTATAAGATTGACTTTAATGAACTTATTATGATATAcacatattcataaaataaacactgTATTTCAAAAACTGAGACATCAACGTTTGCTCATATTCCAGTAAcacttacaataaaaataaattaaaaacaacacaacgGTAACTATATTTTTAGAAAGCTAGTCATGATTCATTTCCGATAGCAGTTGTTGTTTAACCACGAACAAGGAGAATGCATATGAAGGTATGtaaccacccagccatgccgggcctaatttgCTGCGAGACATCAAatcgtatttttttttatttttgaataataattaaatatatgaagtAAACCAAATTTTCGACTATTATTTTACGAGTGCACATGCTCTTATTCTAAAATcagaaaatattcagttactaACGGTGACTTCGTACTGGCTTTTGTTCGTCAACCTCTTAATCAGAGTCATGGGGTGAAACCAGATCTCTTTGTCATTTAATTTGAGGCTGAAAATAGAATCAGCAATGTAATTTCAACAATATATAATTTAGCTTCTCTGTAGTTTCTAGGAGACGGAACTACTCGTATACTAGTCCCGGAAAAGCAGCCGAACCGGTATTTTCCTTGTTACACACCGACAGTTGCCCCCCTTGTATTGATCATCATTACGTGAGCCAGCCCCATACAAAAACCCTCTTGATTGGTCTAATTATCTTGATTTGTACGCTGCAAGGCAGTTGCTACGTGACTGCAGACTGTGTATCGTGTAATTTGAACCAAGAGCTTCAGCTGTATTTTGTATCGTTATTTATTTGtcataaactgttgttttttcttcaataGGACTTCAGCTTTTTAGAATTAATTTCGGTTCAattcttttctctagtctttagaactgagacaaaattaaaaagagaatgtttttattaaagaatGCTAGCTCATATAAAATGCAACACAAATAATAACTTCAATTGTCTCAGTGATTACATAAAATATGAGATAATACCAATATTATCTTAGCTATTAAAATTGTTGGACAccaatgaatttaaatattttaacagctaaataacaataaatgtacaAGAAAATAAGAATCAActaagttgtttctgtattgtgaaaaataatatcCCCGAAATGTGGCCGAAGGTCGCCTATagaggtcacctgttttaaccactttcaacattatacagtagtgtattgtctgtttGTTAGTCAGTACATACTACTATGACGTCACTTAAGGAATACTTAGCGTTGCAATTTGTATTGTCACTACGTTAGTAAAATgtgtgcatgccatgaatcacgagaataattaggcactctgtaggctacaacacagcatgacacacgaactttaaaagcaagaaatgaaaatatattcgGTACTcttaattttcgttttatttacttCTGAAGCATGACACTTTCGGGGATTTTGCGCAAGTACATATAGTTCGTAATTAAGGatgtttcaaaacattgttttataataaaatgtcattGATTTTAATTAGGTTTAACTTGTTTTTTGCTTCTTCTTTCAGAACTGGATAAAAGCATTGTGAAGAAATGAAAGGGGTTAAATGtctttctctctctttgtttcttctgaagataaaataaagatatataaagaccATGAACATTGCAAAACAACTTATCAATCAAgttgtatttttcataaaattaagagAGTACCATGATTTCATATTTGATCAAAGAAATACTGCTGTTAATTTTCATGTCCCTCTTTGCTGACTCTATCTTCCTATCATATAATAATACATCTGTTACTCACTCATATATCGTAGTTTATCAGTCTAGGCGATGTACATCTTAAGACAAAATGATTTACttgggaaaataaatgttttgagtttTAAATACACTGCATGGATAAAACTGAATAGATAACAAGGttgctttatttcttttatagttttaaaataatttaaagttaccAGGGATTTATGATGCTCCTATAAGGCTAAAActaatagaataaagaataatGTCAACCACTTCAATTAACTGTTTTGTATAACAGTTGAGCATGAGCATTCATGTGATACAAAATACAAGTGTTGCTCCCTCAATGTGTTGAATCTCGTCTTAGTTGTCACTTTAAAggatttaatattttctgtattatttattaacaatgaaCAGGAA comes from Tachypleus tridentatus isolate NWPU-2018 chromosome 12, ASM421037v1, whole genome shotgun sequence and encodes:
- the LOC143235423 gene encoding vesicular inhibitory amino acid transporter-like; protein product: MSWYLYRFVDTLKSVKSYLPDSCWNDEEQETVHFAKHGHGRDDTELHSFREEDGDRRSSDSFDENNGERQGGNSKLNGSVPGTNVGGEGEFGGRESQISEWQAGWNVTNAIQGMFIVSLPYACLHGGYWGIFALVFVAYICCHTGKILVACLYEPNESGETVRVRDSYVAIAQSCLGDKWGGKIVNTAQIIELLMTCILYVVLCGDLMIGSFPDGPVDQRSWMMIATMFLLPCAFLQNLRSVSWLSFWCTVAHILINIIVMGYCFTRASYWAFSKVPLRIEIHYFPISLGIVVFSYTSQIFLPTLEGNMRDPSRFHCMLNWSHLAAAIFKGLFAYVGFLTWAEQTQEVITNNLPTKAFKVIVNLTLVIKAMFSYPLPYYAAANLIEIAFFQGKPTTKFPSCFATDKELRVWAVALRVLLVIFTMLMAISIPHFAILMGLIGSFTGTMLSFVWPCYFHMKLKWNELPWYTISWEVFIISIGSFCGVIGIYYSFSALVQAYHLPLPHGETP